cctcccaaagaggccagttgggtttttatgacaatccagcagttttcatgatcactttttcccagtgccggccccacaaatcaccagattcattcagctcaatttcacaacctgactgtgtgtttttgtgggttctctctcactccctattttctgtttttaaatcagtttcacagggtgttcgaagtggAGGATTCTAAGTCCGAAaaatcaaaccaagcatcacatcgggatctgacagagtcctcaatttatcagatCCTGAATATCagtggattttgaacatggaaggaaaaagcatcgttcagagtggggagaaaccgtacatgatttgtgtgtgtggacgaggattcagtcagtcatcaggcctcacaagccacaaatgcagtcgcactgaggagaaaccgtggaaatgtggggactgtgggaaaggattcacttccccatcccagctggaaactcatcaacgcagccacactggtgagagaccattcacctgcaccacgtgtgggaagggattcactcggtcatccggcctgcaggcacaccagcaagttcacactgacgagagactgttcaggtgctcttactgcgggactgggttcagaaactcatctcacctcactgcacatcaccgaattcacactggggagaagccatttgtcTGTGCCAAGTGTGGCAAGgtattcactcagtcattcaacctgcagaagcaccagcgaattcactgtggggagaggccatttgcctgcgccaagtgtgggaaggTATTCACTCAGGCATCCgctctgcagaagcaccagcgaattcacactggggagagaccattcacctgctcagagtgtgggaaaggattcactcagtcatccctcctgctgagacaccagcgagttcacactgatgagagacctttccaatgtccagactgcgggaagtgctttaaaagttcttgggatctgatgagccatcaacgtgttcacactgacgagaaaccgttcaggtgctctcactgcgggactgggttcagacgatcatctcagctcactttacatcagcgaattcacactggggagagactattcacctgcgccaagtgtgggaagggattcactcagtcatctactctgtccacacaccaactaattcacactggggagagaccattcacctgctccgagtgtgggaagggattcactcagtcatcccacctgcggattcaccagcgatttcacactggggagagaccgttccaatgtgcagactgcgggaagtgctataaaagttcttggGATCTGaagtgccatcaacgtgttcacaccaacgagagaccgttcaggtgctctcagtgtgggactgggttcagacgatcatcacacctcactgcacatcagcgaattcacactggggagaggccatttgcctgctccaagtgtgggaagggattcacaaacTCATCCACTCTGCAAaagcaccagcgtgttcacactggagagagaccgttcatctgcgccaattgtgggaagggattcactcgattattcaacttgcagacacaccagcgaattcacactggggagagaccattcacctgctctgagtgtgggaaggaattcactcagttatccaacctgcagcagCACCAACGATGCCACAaataaccacagtgattggattttgctgttcctcacattcaggtctcatttgggtctctttctgctggtaacaaactccagcccatttacaagggctaatattctggctaaaagtcaaataaattagatttgtgttaaatacgcagAGTGCTGAAaagttttaatatctctgacacaagttagttccttttgaagtactctcgctctcccctgtctcttcaatcctcacctccaacaagaagtgggaggagcttgtggagcttctttgtgactgagattgagtaaatccgatcagctgcctctgctgcttccctcccttccacgagcccaccggaccaaactgtctctaaatttcatcctttcccgagccctgaacccacatctttatcttgtttctctcccatctcctctcatgccctctcagagctcatcttgtccatgtgacccagctcctgctccatcgaccatcagccaactaccctgtgtccctggatattgtcaacatttctctctcttcaggtactgtccttctgtccttcaaatctgccatcaccaccccctcctcaataaaacaaacccttgaccctgccatccttacaaattactgccccatcttcaacctccctctcctctccaaactctttaaacatgttgccacctcccaaatccttgcccatttttcccagaactcccatgtttgaatccttcaaacaggtctctgccctgtcacagtgaaatacaagagacaaacagaatcttactcggagagaagacagacaatccgggagcttggatgcaagggtggcacggtagcacagtgggtagcactgttgattcacagcaccaaggacccgggttcggttcccggcttgggtcactgtctgtgcggagtctgcacgttttccccgtgtctgcgagggtttcctccgggtgctccgctttcctcccacactccaaagatgtgcaggttaggtggattgactattctaaattgccctttgtgtccaaaaggttagatggggttacagtgatagggtggtggtgtgggcttaagtaggatgctctttccaagggctggcacagactcaatgggccgaatggcctcctgcactgtaaattccctgattctatgaggtgagattgtgctttctgagctccagccaggtgatgttaaacactcaggcaggaaagacaaaaatctacaacgtgtttaaaacagctgatttatttcaccaaTATCGAGAATGTTAAACTCCAGTCCTTTTGAGGCTattatcatcagaaacaaactccaactatcAGAGTAAAAACCTGAAAGTTCTGGTCcagatagaggccatttggcccattgtgtgagtGCTGGCTGAAGTGGAGCTTTCAGCTTAACACCATTTTGCAGATCTCAGTCGATTGCCCTGTATGTCCCAGTCCTTCAAttggatatccaagacatttattttaagagatcaggatttctgcttctaggaccctatcagacagtgagttctggactcccaccactgaaatgatgacctcctagaagccatagctttgccaaaagaagtatccatTCTAAAGTGTAAGGTCCGTATTCAAGACAACACTACAGAAGCACAAGGAAACACCCTTGCAGACCGAGTAGCAAAGGAAGCTGCCTCCCAGTGGGATTCTTCAGCAGAACCAAGACACATCTACAAATTGGGAGTGACCGATTTATTACAAGATCTACGTGAAATGCAACATGACTCTACACAAGAAGAGAAATGGTCATGGTTAGACTCAGGTATCCAGTTGTATGATGATGATAGAtggagacaagttcagactgataCACAGTTGCACCACAGGCACTGATGCCATTTCTGGCCCAACAGATCCATTCATGGGGACGTTTAGCCCCAGGACAGATGATGGCTCGATTCCAGAAaagttggtgtggcaaaggattcaaaaaacatgcacaattggtatcaaACCACTGTGTAACATGTCAAAAGAACAACTTTggacctataacatcaatgcctcagctaaaagctcctgcccctgcaggaccaTTCCAGAACATACAGGTCAATTACATCGCCCTTCCTACATGTCAAAGATACACTAacttccttgtaatagtggataagttCTCTAGATGGATAGAGGCTGCTCCAGCCAGGAGGGCTACAGCCACCCATACATCCAAAGTCCTATGCAAagactatattcccagatggggagtaccagctagcattgactcagacaatggaacccactttacaggtgctgtttgccagatggtgtgcaggttactgaacatcgattggaatctacactgcccttatcatccagaaacatcaggacaagtggaacgcatgaaccggactttaaaagaacgattgtccaaatacaaccaagaaggcaggaattggattcaagccttgccactaggtttgtgcagtatcagagcaaccccaaacagAACCACAGGCCTAAGCCCTTTTGAGGTCATCACTGGCAGACTCAAGtcactgccaggaactattgacttaagaAAGGTAGACTGTCATCTGATTAGTGATGTtttacttagttattgtcaaaaCTTAACAAATGCTGTCAGGTGTCGGCGGCGTGGGGCGTTCCTCCTGAGGGGGGCCACGACTCGGTGCCCGGCGATTCCGTTTACGTAAAAAAAGATTCAGTGCGAACCTTTAGGAGCCAAGTGGGAAGGCCCCTACCAGATATTACTCACATCCCAGTCAGCCGTGAAACTCCAAGGAAAGAAATCATGCATTCACGCGTCACATGTGAAGCGCGCGTACCAAAATCAgaatctgtaaaaatgtttgccaTAATATTGATTTTCAGTTACATGTTTGGCCCAGCAGGCCTTACCCAGGAGTTCAATGTTAACACGTTCCTTTACATGTCCTATACCTATGCTAGAGACTTTAACGTCTCTAaatgctgggtgtgttcttctatCCCTACCAATTCCCAAGCAGGTATCCCACGACAACCTGTTCCTGTTACTTTATCCCAAATGACAGAATGGTACATTTTCCAAAATCGCGACTCTCCCCTTCCCCAATGTGGAGACACCAGAACCAAAGAAACGATAAACGATGAGGTTAAGAGATGGCGATCTACAGGCCGCCCATTAAACACTTTCAAGCGATGGTATCAACATGTCTATGATCAGAAACAGAAACCACCCCAAGTAACCTTCCCAACTGGTCATAACCACACTGGGACCATATGGTTAATCGGCTATAATCATAGAGCATGGAATGCGGGATACAGTAAATGTGAATATTATTTGGATGCGAGTGCCAGAACACCGTGCACTCATGACACAAGAAAGGTAGTGGTCTATGGACATGAAGTGAATCCCATCGACTTTAAAGGGCTACCTAATCACACCGATGGGACaaattgtacagaactttggtcccCACAAGTGGTTGCCCAATACTCTACCTATAATGGCACCTATTACATCTGCGGTAATACTGCATAACCTTGGCTCCCAATGAGCTAGAGAGGAGCGTGCTATTCAGGATTCATTGTCCCCTTCATCCGCCATTCCTTTCCCTTTCCCTCGCCGATGCTATAAACGCAGACTCAAAACATGGACCTCTCATCCCACAGTTTGAGAAATATCAACCTACCACTATCATCACGAGGTCTAAACGCAAGATCACAGGGGCTGCAAAATTCTTTTCTGCTCTCATCCCTGCCTATGGCGTCATCGTATTGACCGGAGAATACATTAAATTGGCCGGAGACCTAGAGAAAAAAGCCAATGACACTGCCCGAGCCCGAAGTAGCATTTCAGCCGAGATGCTCGCCATTcgaactgtggctttacagaatcggatggcacttgactatttgctagctgaaaaaggtggaacctgtgccctgattggtgcagagtgttgcacctacatcccagttATTCAGAAGAAATCAAAAGCTTGTCAGCACATATGCAAGAAGAAGGTAGAAAactttaccaaccctctgacaccactctttggggatggttctctggatgggtgggtggcacaggaatttctATCATTCAGGGACTTCTCTGATTTTTCATATTTGTGCTTGTCATTTACGTAGTGATCTTGCCGATCAGATGCATTAGCCAATGTATGGCTACCTATAATGCCCCAACAATCAAAGTGGTTCATAGTGGTCCAACTGCACTACCAGCCCATGACATTGAACAAGGCTCCTACTATTGAACTTTTATTACTGCATTATTGCATTATTACCCAAATATTACTCCATTCATATAATCAATTTCCATTATTACTGAATCGTTATGGTACTGTAtaattatttttttgaataaaatgcTTCCAAAATGCTTGTATCGCTTGCAAAGCTTTGCCCGttccagtgttgaaggctgttcACAAACAAGTGACCGATTACAGACAATGTGAATGCGTTCCTCCCCACGCTTACTTCTATCTTGTcacatttcttccttaatttctattcattattttgattcatcttattaatctttagaagaatcaaaagggaggactgatagaaattggcttgtctagttagctatagatgataAAGGTAATAGGTTTAAATGAGAACACATTAAGCATAATTTGAGTGCAACAAAGCTGGAAACCCATTAAGGGTTCATCCAGAAAATCCACTTTAGTTTTCTTTCATTCAACCTagattttaacatttgcaaattgTTGAGCCAAACAAGGTCAGTGACGCCAAATAGCTAAAAGACCCCATTGTAtgctgctgcttttccagcacaggCAGTCTCGTTTCCATGGTAATAGACAGTCAAAGGTCATAATGCCCTGAAGGCTGTGTTTTTTCTAAGTAATGTTGAGATGCAGATGtcgataatttggaaaattggcaagtgATTGAATGGGAAAATTACACCAACATATTCAAAAAcccatatctcttaaattgatggacagacactttggctgaattgagaaaattcgaaatagttaaagccaatcagcagtaaaaagaaggccagactttgagataacaattctcttaagaatcacttaccggaatggaaaagtgcttctgttgctctgttctgtttctcttcttgctcactccatctatatttctgaaacctttgcTGCTCGCTTTGCTAATCAAAATTACCCAGTTACTTTAtctggtgtattatgatttgaaagaAAACTCAACTTCTGTATTCGTGAAAGACAATTAATCTGACTATCTTGCTGCAGGTTCTAGTTGTTAATTCTTTCTAAATTTTGTATTAAAAACAAGTttcccagtggcacagctgacaaataaagttcaactggaCTTTGCCAACAAGCACAGACTTGAcatctgttataacaaagaacaaagaacaaagaaatgtacagcacaggaacaggcccttcggccctccaagcccgtgccgaccatactgcccgactaaactacaatcttctacacttcctgggtccgtatccttctattcccatcctattcatatatttgtcaaggtgccccttaaatggccctatcgtccctgcttccactacctcctccggtagtgagttccaggcacccactaccctctgcgtaaaaaacttgcctcgtacatctactctaaactttgcccctctcaccttaaacctatgccccctagtaattgacccctctaccctggggaaaagcctctgactatccactctgtctatgcccctcataattttgtatacctctatcaggtcgcccctcaacctccttcgttccagtgagaacaaaccgagtttattcaaccgctcctcatagcttatgccctccataccaggcaacattctggtaaatctcttctgcaccctctctaaagcctccacatccttctggtagtgtgtcgaccagaattgaacactatactccaagtgtggcctaactaaggttctgtacagctgcaacatgacttgccaattcttatactcaatgccccggccaatgaaggcaagcatgccgtatgccttcttgactaccttctccacctgtgtagcccctttcagtgatctgtggacctgtactcctagatctctttgactttcaatactcttgagggttctaccattcactgtatattccctacctgcattagcccttccaaaatgcattacctcacatttgtccaggttaaactccatctgccatctctccgcccaagtctccagacaatctaaatcctgctgtatcctcagacagtcctcatcgctatccgcaattccaccaacctttgtgtcgtctgcaaacttactaatcagaccagttacattttcctccaaatcatttatatatactacaaagagcaaaggtcccagcactgatccctgtggaacaccactggtcacagccctccaattagaaaagcatccctccattgctaccctctgccttctatggcctagccagttctgtatccaccttgccagttcacccctgatcccgtgtgacttcaccttttgtactagtctaccatgagggaccttgtcaaaggccttactgaagtccatatagacaacatctactgccttacctgcatcaatcatcttagtgacctcctcgaaaaactctatcaagttagtgagacacgacctccccttcacaaaaccgtgctgcctctcactaatacgtccatttgcttccaaatgggagtagatcctgtctcgaagaattctctccagtaatttccctaccactgaagtaaggctcaccggcctgtagttcccgggattatccctgccacctttcttaaacagaggaacaacattggctattctccagtcctccgggacatcccctgaagacagcgaggatctaaagatttctgtcaaggcctcagcaatttcctctccagcctccttcagtattctggggtagatcccatccggccctggggacttatctaccttaatatttttaaagacacccaacacctcgtctttttggatcacaatgtgacccaggctatctacacccccttctccagactcaacatctaccaattccttctctttggtgaatactgatgcaaagtattaatttagtacctcgcccatttcctctggctccacacatagattcccttgcctatccttcagtgggccaaccctttccctggctaccctcttgctttttatgtacgtgtaaaaagccttgggattttccttaaccctatttgccaatgacttttcatgaccccttctagccctcctgactccttgcttaagttccttcctactttccttatatgccacacaggcttcgtctgttcccagccttttagccctgacaaatgcctcctttttctttttgacgaggcctacaatatcactcgtcatccaaggttcccgaaaattgccgtatttatctttcttcctcacaggaacatgcctgtcctgtattcctttcaactgacacttgaaagcctcccacatgtcagatgttgatttgccctcaaacatccgcccccaatctatgttcttcagttcccgcctaatattgttatcattagccttcccccaatttagcacattcaccctcggaccactcttatccttgtccaccagtactttaaaacttactgaattgtggtcactgttaccgaaatgctcccctactgaaacatctaccacctggccgggctcattccccaataccaggtccagtaccgccccttccctagttggactgtttacatattgttttaagaagccctcctggatgctccttacaaactctgccccgtctaagcccctggcactaagtgagtcccagtcaatattggggaagttgaagtctcccatcaccacaaccctgttgtttttactcttttccaaaatctgtctacctatctgctcctctatctcccgctggctgttgggaggcctgtagtatacccccaacattgtgactgcacccttcttattcctgatctctacccatatagcctcactgccctctgaggtgtcctctcgctgtatagctgtgatactctcccgaacaagtatcgcaactccgcctccccttttacatccccctctatcccgcctgaaacatctaaatcctggaacgtttagctgccaatcctgcccttccctcaaccaggtctctgtaatggcaacaacatcatagttccaagtagtaatccaagctctaagttcatctgccttacccgtaatgctccttgcattaaaacatatgcacttcaggccaccagacccgctgtgttcagcaacttctccccgtctgctctgcctcagagccacactgtccctattccctagttctccctcaatgctctcaccttctgacctattgctcccgtgcccacccccctgccatactagtttaaaccctcccgtgtgacactagcaaacctcgcggccaggatatttatgcctctccggtttagatgcaacccgtccatcttatacaggtcatttgggaactgagaaggaataacacatatccagggttccgaatagacatagAGATCCATTAacccccttccactcccaatcctctgctaattattttaaatctaaaccccttggttattgatctattcatgaaatagatccttcttatccattcaatccaggcccctcataatgttaaacacctcagttaatctctcctcagtgttctctgttccacagaaaaccacctcggcccctccaatctttcctcattgttaaaattctccatttgtgtcaacatcctcgtcaatctgcatcctcactgtatgaatacatccttcctgtaatgtggtgaccagaactgtactcagtaatgcagctgtggtttaactagtgttttggactgttccagtataacctccctgatcttataataaaaacagaaaatgctggaaatactcagcagctttggcagcatctgtggagggaggggtttcaggtctttcctccaatagaaattgctgggaatattccctgctccagTACTCTGTGTCCCCGTGAATAACAAAGTATCCTCTCTGCCTCTACAATCACCATGTCTACCTCTCCTGTCACGTtcggggatctgtggacatgcattctATCGCCCCTCTGTCCCGCTACAGATCATACCATTCATATTCTTTCCCTTTGCCGTGTTTGTCCTCCCCAAATGTATTTATTACCCCGCGCTTCTCTGGATTGACCTCAGTTTGCTACTTTTCTGGCCCGCTGATCAGTCTATTTGATGTCTTCCTGCagccattgcagccttggttcaaacatggacaaaagcgctgaatgcctgaggtgagagtgactgtccttgacatcaaggcagcacttgaccgagtatggcatcaaggagccccagc
This portion of the Scyliorhinus torazame isolate Kashiwa2021f chromosome 5, sScyTor2.1, whole genome shotgun sequence genome encodes:
- the LOC140421622 gene encoding uncharacterized protein, which produces MEGKSIVQSGEKPYMICVCGRGFSQSSGLTSHKCSRTEEKPWKCGDCGKGFTSPSQLETHQRSHTGERPFTCTTCGKGFTRSSGLQAHQQVHTDERLFRCSYCGTGFRNSSHLTAHHRIHTGEKPFVCAKCGKVFTQSFNLQKHQRIHCGERPFACAKCGKVFTQASALQKHQRIHTGERPFTCSECGKGFTQSSLLLRHQRVHTDERPFQCPDCGKCFKSSWDLMSHQRVHTDEKPFRCSHCGTGFRRSSQLTLHQRIHTGERLFTCAKCGKGFTQSSTLSTHQLIHTGERPFTCSECGKGFTQSSHLRIHQRFHTGERPFQCADCGKCYKSSWDLKCHQRVHTNERPFRCSQCGTGFRRSSHLTAHQRIHTGERPFACSKCGKGFTNSSTLQKHQRVHTGERPFICANCGKGFTRLFNLQTHQRIHTGERPFTCSECGKEFTQLSNLQQHQRCHK